The proteins below are encoded in one region of Carcharodon carcharias isolate sCarCar2 chromosome 2, sCarCar2.pri, whole genome shotgun sequence:
- the LOC121288672 gene encoding histone H2B type 2-E-like, whose product MAKGGAPHKASKQSLTKITKKPLKKRRKSCKQNYSTYVYRVLNQVHPSTRILSKAMNVMNPFVVDIFNSIGSEALHLIHCNKRCAILAREIQSAIRLMLPGKLAKHTVSEDTKAVTTYTNSV is encoded by the coding sequence ATGGCTAAGGGCGGTGCGCCCCACAAAGCGTCGAAGCAGTCGCTGACTAAAATCACCAAAAAGCCGCTCAAGAAGCGGAGGAAATCTTGCAAGCAGAACTATTCCACTtacgtgtacagggtgctgaaccaggtccacccttccaccaggatcttgTCCAAGGCCATGAATGTTATGAATCCCTTTGTTGTCGACATTTTCAACAGCATTGGCTCGGAGGCTTTGCACCTCATTCACTGCAACAAGCGCTGTGCCATCTTGGCCAGAGAGATCCAGAGCGCCATccgcctcatgctgccagggAAACTGGCCAAACACACCGTTTCCGAAGACACGAAAGCGGTCACCACATACACCAACTCCGTTTAG